In Shouchella patagoniensis, the following are encoded in one genomic region:
- the lipA gene encoding lipoyl synthase produces the protein MEKNEEKETYQRKPDWLKIKLNTNESYTGLKKMMREKKLHTVCEEARCPNIHECWAVRKTATFMILGDTCTRGCRFCAVKTGLPTELDLEEPERVAESVETMGLKHVVITAVARDDLKDGGAFVFAETVKAVRRKNPFCTIEVLPSDMLGNEGSLQTLMDARPNIMNHNIETVRRLTPKVRARAKYDRTLEFLKRAKEMHADIPTKSSLMVGLGETKEEILETMDDLRAHDVDIMTIGQYLQPTKKHLKVIKYYHPDEFAELKQIAIDKGFSHCEAGPLVRSSYHADEQVNQAQVNMEAKKVQGEQHV, from the coding sequence GTGGAGAAGAATGAGGAGAAAGAAACGTATCAAAGAAAACCCGATTGGCTTAAAATTAAACTAAATACGAATGAGTCATATACAGGTTTAAAAAAAATGATGCGCGAAAAAAAACTACATACAGTATGTGAGGAAGCACGCTGCCCAAATATCCACGAATGTTGGGCTGTAAGAAAAACAGCTACATTCATGATTTTAGGTGATACTTGTACACGGGGTTGCCGTTTTTGTGCTGTGAAAACAGGTTTGCCAACGGAATTGGATTTAGAAGAACCTGAACGTGTAGCAGAATCAGTTGAAACAATGGGGTTAAAGCATGTTGTCATTACGGCTGTTGCTCGAGATGACTTAAAAGATGGTGGTGCCTTTGTTTTTGCCGAAACGGTAAAGGCAGTTCGTCGTAAAAATCCATTTTGTACAATTGAAGTATTGCCGTCTGATATGTTAGGTAACGAGGGAAGTTTGCAAACTTTGATGGATGCAAGACCTAATATTATGAATCATAACATTGAAACAGTCCGACGTTTAACACCTAAAGTACGCGCGCGAGCAAAGTATGACCGGACACTCGAATTTTTAAAACGTGCCAAAGAAATGCATGCAGATATCCCAACAAAGTCAAGTTTAATGGTGGGATTGGGAGAAACGAAAGAAGAAATTTTAGAAACAATGGATGATCTGCGTGCTCATGACGTTGACATAATGACGATTGGTCAGTATTTGCAGCCAACTAAAAAACATTTAAAAGTGATAAAATACTATCACCCTGATGAATTTGCTGAATTAAAGCAAATTGCAATTGATAAAGGGTTTAGTCATTGTGAAGCTGGGCCCCTTGTCCGTTCTTCTTATCACGCGGATGAACAAGTTAATCAAGCACAAGTGAATATGGAAGCTAAGAAAGTCCAAGGCGAACAACATGTATAA